One Klebsiella electrica genomic window, TAGCAGCAGCTTTGTGATGTTTTTTCGCAGCCTGGGCTTTCTGAGCTACTGGTTTAGTTGCAGCTTTGTGGTGTTTTTTCGCAGCCTGGGCTTTCTGCTCTGCGGCTGGTTTAGCAGCGGCTTTGTGGTGTTTTTTCGCAGCCTGGGCTTTCTGTTCAGCGGCTGGTTTAGCAGCGGCTTTGTGGTGTTTTTTCGCAGCCTGAGCTTTCTGTTCAGCGGCTGGTTTAGCAGCGGTTTTGTGCTGTTTCTTATGATGCACGGTTTTGGCAGTGGTGCTGTGAGTTGCAGCAGCCGGAGCCTGAGTGGTGCTTACTGCGTCAGCAGCGAAAGCAGCAGAAGACAGACCCATAGCAGCGGCAACGACCAGAGCTAATACTTTTTTCATTCTGATATCCTCGAAATTGTTTCTTCAGTTAACCCCACTGCGGGGCTGTTGAAGTCACTATAAGTATTTCTTTCCCAGGCTTCAGTGAGTGTTTGGTATCGGCAAGTAACGGAATGTACAACGGCTGTGGCGGGCGAAAAACAGGAGGCTCCGCTGACGACGGAATACGCGTCGGCGGAGGGAAGGGACGGTTAGCGACGCGGAGTCCGGGACAACGCCGTGAGCAGCGCCGGGCGGGTCATTGGTACGCAATAGGCGGGCTGGCCGCGTTCAAAACGCCATCCTTCGGACAGCGGTCCGGCATCAACGGTGTCAAAACCAAACGCCTCGTACAGCGCGGCGGCTATCGCTTTCCCTTCTTCACTATCGCCTGCCAGCGGCAGCGCCCGACGATTTTCCGCGCCTGCGGGCAGTCCATCGCTTTCCAGTTGGGTCATAGGAATCGCGTTAAACGCTTTGGTGACGGTGGCGGCAGGCAGGATTTGAGCGAGTAATTCGCTGGTAGTGATATCTCCTGACTCCAGCGCCTCAACCGGGCCGTCACGTTCGGGATAATAATTCACTGCATCAATGACATGTTTATCTTTAATTGCGGCGACCGGCAGTGAGTGGATGGCACTGAGCGGCACGGCAATGACCACCACCTCGCCAAATTCGGCAGCGTCATTTGCGCTGCCGACCTGGCTACCAATCATCGGACCCAGGCTGAACAGAGTCTGTGGTCCCCGCGAGTTACTCAACATGACATCGTGACCGGCGGCAAGCGCCAGCTTCGCCACAGACCGGCCAACGAATCCGGCACCGATAATACCAATCTTCATTTTCAACTCCTTACGAATGATCAGGGTGTGGCGATAAATTTAATTCCATCTGTACAGAAGATAAATCGTAAGATAGTGGAATGATAAACAACTCAAATGAGTGAATCATGGACCAGCTCACCAGTATCAGGGTTTTCGTAAAGGCGGCTGAGACGGGGTCGTTTGCCGCCACGGCCGCACAACTGCGGCTCTCGCCGCAGATGGTCGCCCGACACGTGGCCGCGCTTGAGGCGCATCTGGGCACTTCATTAATCGCCCGCACCACGCGCCGACAGACGCTCACCGATATCGGGCGTGGCTACTATGAACGTTGCCGCGTGGTACTGGCTGAAATAGCGGAAGCGGACGCGGTGGCGCAGGAAATGAAAGCGACCCCATCAGGCATTATCCGGGTGAATGCGCCGGTCACGTTTGGTTCGCATGCGCTCGCGGCCTTTATTACCGACTATCTTGCCCGCTACCCTGACGTCCAGGTCGAGCTGACGCTGAGCGACCGCATTGTCGACCCGATTGAAGAGGAGTTTGAGGTGATCGTGCGTATCGGCGAGCTGGCCGACAGTTCGATGGTCGCTTGGCCGCTGCTGCCATACCGGCTGATTGCCTGTGCGTCACCTGACTATATTTTGCGTCACGGCGAGCCGCAGACGCCGACCGATCTTCAACAGCATGCGTGTCTGGTCTATGGTCACTGGTCGGCAGGGAGCGCCTGCCGGTGGCAATTTGAGAAAGAGGGGACCATGTTCGAGGTTAAACCCTCCGGGCGCTTGCGCGCAAATGACTGGAAGGCGCTGATGAATGCCGCCATTGCGGGGCACGGTATTACCCTGGGGCCGGAAGAGGTGTTGAAAACCGAAGTGGCGCGGGGGAGTCTGGTGCAGGTTTTAGCCGGATACTCAGGACCTGCGCGGCCCATGCATGTTCTGGTGCCGACCGGACGGCGGCGAACGACGAAAATTAAATGTTTTGTCGACGCATTAAGAGCCGCACTGGGCCCGCGCTGAATCCGTTCGGGCACCCCGTGTGCAGGGTGCCGCTGGGCATTAGCGCGCCGCGCGTTGCAAAATTACGCTGGACGGTTGACGCTGCAGGAAACGCATCCGCAGCATCATCATCACTGCCGCCGAGGTGAGCCCGATAATAAATCCGCACCAGAAACCCGCAGGCCCCATACGCGGAACCAGCGTATCCGTTAAGGCCAACAGGTAGCCGCTCGGCAGCCCCAGCACCCAGTACGCGGTAAACGTGATAAAGAAGATCGACCGCGTGTCTTTATATCCGCGCAAAATCCCGCTACCAATGACCTGTACGGAGTCAGAAATCTGATAAATCGCGGCCAGCAGCATCAGCTGGGAAGCCAGCAGGACCACTTCCGGACTGTCGTTATACAGTAGCGCAATCTGCTTACGCATCAGAATAGTGAAAATCGCCGTGACGACGGCCATGCAGACGCCAACGCCGACCCCGGTTCTGGCAGACACCTGCGCATCGAGGGTCGAACCCTGTCCAAGACGGAAGCCGACGCGGATGGTCACCGCTGCCGCTAGCGAGAGAGGTAAAACGAACATCAGCGAGCTGAAGTTCAGGGCTATCTGATGGCCCGCGACGTCCACAATCCCTAACGGGGAAACCAGCAGCGCAACGACCGCAAACAGGGTGACTTCGAAAAACAGCGCCAGCGCAATCGGCAGCCCGAGCTGCGCCAGGCGTTTAAGCACGCCGAAGTCCGGGCCGCTGAAGCTTTCATCGCTACGGATATCGCGCATAGAACGGGCGCGGCGTACCCAGGAGATCATGCAAAAGAACATCACCCAGTAAACGGATGCTGTCGCCACGCCGCAGCCGATGCCGCCCAGTTCGGGCATGCCAAAATGGCCGTAGATAAAGATATAGTTCACGGGAATATTGACCAGCAGGCCGATAAATCCTATCACCATCCCCGGTTTAGTTTTCGCAAGGCCTTCACACTGGTTACGTGCGACCTGGAAGAAGAGATAGCCGGGAGTGCCCCACAGCAGCGCACGCAGGTAGCCCACCGCTTTTTCGGCAAGGGCCGGGTCAATATTGTGCATCGAGCTGATGATGTACCCGGCGTTCCACAGGACCACCATGACCAGCAGCGACACCAATCCCGCCAGCCAGAACCCCTGACGAACCTGGTGGGCAATGCGGTCGCGGCGACCGGAGCCGTTTAGCTGCGCGATAACCGGCGTCAGCGCCAGCAGCAGACCATGGCCAAAGAGAATGGCGGGGAGCCAGATCGAGGTGCCAATCGCGACGGCCGCCATGTCGGTGGCGCTATAGCCGCCCGCCATGACGGTATCGACAAAGCCCATGGAGGTCTGGGCGACCTGTGCGAGGATCACCGGGATAGCCAGTGCTAATAACTGACGCGCTTCAATAAAATACTTCTGCACGTGAACACCTTTATATTGTTGTTATTTTGAGACTAAAAAAGCCGCCGTAAATGGCAGCAAGAAGAAAGAGCTGAAGGGATTTCCAGTCTATTGTAGCGAGGATGCGCCATTAAGCCAGTGAAAAAATGGTAGGGCACGATGCGCGCTGGCAACCTGTTTTGCCAACTGGTATTGTTCCCGACAGGTATAACGGTAATGATACCGTCACGAAAGTCTACAGGAGTAAAGCATGTTTACTGGCATTGTGCAGGGGACCGCTAAAGTGGTGTCCATCGATGAAAAACCCAATTTTCGCACCCATGTGGTGGAATTGCCTGAGCATATGCTCGCCGGCATCGAGACCGGGGCATCGGTGGCGCACAACGGTTGCTGCCTGACGGTCACCGAAATTGACGGTCCGCGCATCAGTTTCGACCTGATGAAAGAGACGCTACGTATTACCAACCTCGGCGCTGTAGAGGTGGGGGACGTGGTCAACGTGGAACGAGCGGCGAAATTCAGCGATGAGATCGGTGGCCATCTGATGTCCGGTCACATTATGACCACGGCGGAAATCGTCAAGATCCTGACCTCGGAAAATAACCGCCAGATCTGGTTTAAAGTTCAGGACCCGACGCTAATGAAATATATCCTCTATAAAGGATTTATCGGCGTCGACGGGATCAGCCTGACGGTCGGTGAAGTGACGCCGACGCGTTTTTGCGTGCATTTGATCCCGGAAACCCTGCAGCGCACCACGCTTGGCGTCAAAAAACTCGGCGACCGGGTGAATATCGAGATCGACCCGCAAACCCAGGCGGTCGTCGATACCGTGGAACGCGTGCTGGCGGCGAAAGAAGCAGCCCAGCGCCTGAGCGATGAATGATTGGGCGCCGCTGCCGGATGAAGAATGAAAGAAAAGGCATCCCCCGTGTTAACGGGGGATAGTTTTAGCGGGCAACGCGAAGGCCGTTTTCAACACCGCGAGAAAAGACGACCTGCCAGAGCTGAATATCGCGTGCGCGAAATGCTCCCGCGCAGGCGTTGAGATAATAGCTAAACATCCGTTTAAAACGTTCCGAATAGTTATCGGCGATCTCGGGCCAGCTGGCCAGGAAGCGCTCGTACCAGGCCATTAACGTGGTATCGTAATCGGCACCGATATTGTGCCAGTCTTCCATCACAAAATGGGATTCGCTGGCTTGCGCGATATGACGAACCGAAGGCAGGCAACCGTTGGGGAAAATATATTTATTGATCCACGGATCGACGCTGTGGTCCGTTTTTTTGGAGCCAATGGTGTGCAGTAAGAAACGACCGTCAGGTTTCAAATTACGATCTACCACGTCAAAATAGGTGGCGTAATTTTTAGGTCCCACGTGTTCAAACATCCCGACGGAAACAATGCGATCAAAGTGGTCATGCAGATCGCGATAGTCCTGCAGCAAAATGGTGACATCCAACCCTTCGCATCGCTGCTGGGCCATTTTTTGCTGCTCGGCGGAAATGGTCACCCCGACCACGCTGACGTGATAATTTTTGGCCATGTAGTAAGCCAGCCCACCCCAGCCGCAGCCAATATCCAGCACCCGCATCCCCGGTTCCAGCTGCAGCTTGCGGCAAATAAGATCTAATTTAGCTACCTGCGCCTCTTCCAGCGATTGCGCCTCTTTCCAGTACGCGCAGGAATATTGCATATAGGGGTCGAGCATACGGCTGAAAAGATCGTTGCCGAGGTCGTAATGTTCTTTCCCGACAATCCAGGCGCGCTTTTTACTTTGTAGATTAAACAGGCGAGCGCCCGCGACGCGCAACGTATCTTTGAGATGATGCGGGAGCTGATTTTCCAGCCCGGCGCGCAGTACTTTATGGAAGAATAGATCCAGCCGTTCGCAATCCCACCAGCCGTCCATATAACTTTCACCTAACCCCAGTGACCCTTCCTGCAAAACACGTTTAAAAAAGAGCGGATTGTTAATCTGCAGATCGGAGGGGGAGGGGCCATTGACTTCAATGCCCGCGCGACCGAGTAATTCGGTTGCAATTCGGTACCAGTCGTCGTTTGGTACGCTTACTTCTTCTATACACGATGAACTCATAGCTTCTCCATCACGCCCAAGTGATCAGAACCTTAAAACAGCGTAGACGCTTTTTTGGCTTTGTGAGAAATCTCACGGAATATCCGTGAAGCTGCTATCCGACGTAGAACAGAGGAAGGGCGAAAACCCTTGCCGAAAGGCCTTCCATGGTGAAACGGGATGCATCCTGCTCCCGTTAATCTTAAAAATTTTTTTATTTATGTGAAGCCGCACCAGTATAGGCCGCTGAGATCAGGCTTTCAATAAAAATATATTAGCAGGCTAATTACTGACCTGTAACATCACTGAAACGCATTTATGCATGCGATGACTCCGTGGTCAGGCACACGCTCTGACGCTGCATAAAATAGCCCAGCCCGGCCAGCACGATAGAAACCAGCATCACGCTGGTGGTGGTCAGCAGCGGCGTGGCAATCAGCGCCGAGACCAGCAGGCTGGTCATGAAGCACAGGCCGAGCTGCAGCGTGTTCTGCAACGCGGCGGCACGACCTGTCGCCTGGGGGAACGGCTTCAGCGCCTGGGCGACAACTATCGGGTAAATCCCGCCATTGACAATCGCCATCACGCAGAAGGGAATCATCACCACAATAATTGAGGCGTCCGCAGCCAGGCCCACCATCCAGGTTGCGGCCACGCTGACGGCGAAAATCACCAGTAGCCAGGGCAGCAGCTGTTGGCCCTGCCATTTCTGCAGCGCCGCGCGGCATCCATAGCCACCGACTAAAAAGGCGATAGTCTGCGGGACATAGCTAAGACCGATAGCGGTCGGACCGTAGCCCATCTCATGGAGAATAAACGGCGACCCGGTCAACCAGGCAAAAAAGCTGGCGGAGCAGGCGGCGTAAATCAGCACGTTGCCGCTGTATTCGCGTGAGCGCAGCAGCGTCATAAAGGTCAGTTTTTCGCGGGCGTCACCCTGCGGCCTGGCGACCGGCTTCAGGCGCAGGGCGGGGACCATCAGCAGCAGGGCGATGGCAAAAAGAGTGGCAAAAATGGTCTGCCATTCGAGATGGGCGAGCAGCCAGCTGCCGAGCAACGGCGCCAGAGCCGGCGATAACCCCACCAGCGGCATGATGGTGGCGAAAATACGGTTAGTGCGCTGGGCGGGATAATAGTCCGTGACCATCGCCTGCCAGGTCACCGCCGCCGCGCAGACGCCGAGAGCCTGGATAAAGCGCAGCGCCAGCATCAGGGTGGCATCGCGTACCCACAGCATTCCCAGACAGCCGATAGCGAAGATAGCCAGCCCGGTCAGCAGAATCGGTTTACGTCCGTAGCGGTCCGAGAGCGGGCCCCAGAACAGCTGCCCAATGGCGAAGCCGGCGAGGAACAGACTCAGGCTGGCGCTGACTGACGCCGCAGAGGTATTGAGATCCTGCTGGATAGCCGAAAAGGCCGGCAGATACATGTCGGTGGCCAGGAAACCCAGCACGCTGAGTCCCGCCAGCCACACTAAAAATCCTTTCCCCGGTTGTTGCATAACATTCTCTTATAGATACAGATAGGATGCCGCAGAGTGTAGGGAGTGCATTCTGGCTTGTGAAACGCTAATATTTTCTACATGCATTCAAAATTTTTGCAGGCAGAATATGTGGTCCGAATACTCACTCGAAGTTGTTGATGCTGTCGCCCGCAACGGCAGCTTCAGCGCAGCGGCGCAGGAGTTGCACCGCGTACCTTCGGCGGTCAGTTATACCGTCCGTCAGCTGGAAGAGTGGCTGGCGGTACCGCTTTTTGAACGCCGCCATCGCGATGTCGAATTGACCCCCGCCGGGCTTTGGTTTTTACAGGAGGGACGTTCTGTTATCAAAAAAATGCAGATCACCCGCCAGCAGTGCCAGCAGATAGCCAACGGCTGGCGCGGTCAGCTGTCGATAGCCGTGGATGACATCGTTAAACCGGCCCGTATGCGGCAGATGATTGTCGATTTTTATCGTCACTTTCCGGATGTCGAGCTGATTGTTTTTCAGGAGGTCTTCAACGGCGTCTGGGACGCGCTGGCCGACGGGCGCGTGGAGCTAGCTATCGGGGCCACCCGTTCTATTCCGGTGGGGGGGCGCTACGCTTTTCGCGATATGGGGATGCTGAGCTGGGATTGCGTGGTGGCGAGCCATCATCCGCTGGCGCAGATGACCGGCCCACTCAGCGATGATGTGTTGCGCAACTGGCCGTCGCTGGTCCGGGAGGATACCTCCCGCTCGTTACCGAAACGCACGACCTGGCTACTGGATAACCAGAAAAGGGTGGTGGTGCCGGACTGGGAGTCATCGGCGACCTGCCTGTCGGCGGGATTGTGCGTTGGCATGGTGCCGAGCCATTTCGCCCGCCCCTGGATTGACCGCGGCGAATGGACCGCGCTGGCGCTGGAAAACCCGTTTCCGGATGCCGCATGCTGCCTGACATGGCAGCAGAGCGACGCCTCGCCGGCCCTCTCATGGCTGCTGGATTATCTGGGGGACAGTGAAACGTTAAACCGGGAGTGGCTGCGGGCGCCGGAGTAGCCGGCGCCGCACGGGCGATTAGCGACGGTAGTCGACGAACGGGCCGTCGACGACAGAGCGGCGCTCTACCAGTCGCGGGTGAACCTCAATCGACTGAGATTCTTCACGCTTATTGACGATCCGATCCATCAGCATATTGAAGGCCGCTTCCCCCAGCGAGTCTTTCGGCTGATGGATGGTGGTCAGCGCCGGGCTGAAATAGCGGGCGTTACGCACGTTATCATAACCGATCAGCGAAATGTCCTGCGGCACGCGCAGACCCATCTCATCCGCAGCACAGATGGCGCCCATCGCCATGATGTCGCCGCCGCAGAAGACTGCCGTCGGGCGATGCTGCTGGCTGAGGATCTGCTGCATCGCGCGGTAGCCGGATTCAGGCTCGAAGTCGCCCTGAACAATCCAGTTTTCCGGAACGGCGATCTGCGCTTCTTCCATGGCTTTCATAAAGCCCGCCAGGCGCCCGGCGCCGGTGTTACGCTCCAGTGGACCCGGGATCACGCCGATTTCACGGTGGCCGCGTTCGATCAGGTAGCGACCAGCCATGTAGCCGCCTTCGAAGGCGTTATCGATCACCGAATCGGTGAAGTCGGCTTTGGATTCACCCCAGTCCATTACCACCATCGGAATATGGCGGTACTCTTCCAGCATACTGAGCACCGATTCCGGATATTCAGAACACATAACCAGCATGCCGTCGACGCGCTTTTGCGCCATCATCGACAGATAGGCCTGCTGTTTTTCCGGATCGTTCCACGCATTGCCGAGAATCAGGGTATAGCCTTTCTGGAAACAGCTCTTTTCTACGGCTTCAATAATCTCAGCGAAATAGGCCGCTTCGCTGCTGGTGGCCAGCAGGCCGATCGATTTGGTGTGATTAACCTTCAGGCTGCGAGCAACGGCACTTGGAGAATAGTGCAGTTCTTTGATCGCCGCCCACACGGCGTTGCGGGTCTCTTCCGCCACGAAACGGGTTTTGTTAATTACATGTGATACTGTTGTAGTGGAAACGTTTGCGCGCTTCGCTACATCTTTAATTGTTGCCATTACTTCTCACTCCAGACCTTGACCTGATCGTCTGATTATCGATACGTAAACGTTTGCCTGTACACACCCTGAAGACAATTTTCATCATTGCATCACGTCGGGAAAACGACACAGAACGACAGGAAGGGGTCAATGGCCGATACGCTTTCAAATTAGCGTGGGATTTTGTCCGATCTTGCGGCAAAGGGGAAGAGCAAAAATGTGCATCGCCCTAAAACATGGAAGATTTTTGCGCGATAGTGTGCAAAAATGAGCAAGCTCACTTTTCATGTGGGGATAACAGGGGGAAAAATTGATGGATACAGATTTAAAGTTTTCGCTGACGACAACGATTATTGTCCTGGGTCTTATCGTGGCCGCTGGCCTGACAGCGGTACTGCACTGATTTATCCGGGGGAGAGGTCTCTTTCCCCCGACATCCCGCCATTATTACCAATTTCGCAAAAATCTTTTGCCATTTCGTTTACTTTTGTTTTTTTGTGATTGATGTCATGCTTTTGACTTCTAATGAGATACCGTCGCCGATGACGGTCTGCTGGAGTCATTGCATGAAAATCAACTTCCCCTTATTAGCGCTGGCGATAGGCGCGTTTGGTATTGGTACCACGGAGTTTTCCCCGATGGGGCTGCTGCCGGTGATTGCCAAAGGCGTCGACGTGTCAATTCCGGCGGCGGGAATGCTGATCAGCGCTTATGCGATCGGCGTGATGGTCGGGGCGCCGCTGATGACTTTGCTGCTCTCTCATCGCGCGCGCAGAAATGCGCTGATTTTTCTGATGGCGATCTTCACGCTGGGTAACGTCCTCTCCTCAATGGCGCCGGATTACACCACGCTGCTGATTTCGCGCATTATCACCAGCCTTAACCACGGGGCTTTCTTCGGCCTCGGTTCGGTGGTGGCGGCGAGCGTGGTGCCCAAACACAAACAGGCCAGCGCGGTGGCGACCATGTTCATGGGGTTGACCATCGCGAATATTGGCGGCGTTCCGGCGGCGACATGGCTGGGCGAAACGATCGGCTGGCGGATGTCGTTCCTCGCGACGGCAGGTCTGGGGCTGGTGGCGATGGTTAGCCTGTGGTTTTCGTTGCCCAAAGGCAGCGCTGGCGAGCGCCCGAACGTTAAACAGGAGCTCTCCGTGTTGGTCCGTCCGCAGGTGCTCTCCGCGCTGCTGACCACCGTGCTGGGGGCAGGCGCCATGTTCACCCTCTATACCTATATTGCGCCGGTGCTGCACACCGTTACGCACGCCTCGCCGCTGTTCGTCACCGTCATGCTGGTGTTGATTGGCGTCGGCTTTTCGCTGGGTAACTACCTGGGCGGTAAGTTCGCCGACCGCTCCGTCTCCGGGACGCTGAAGGGTTTTCTGCTGCTGCTGATGGTTATCATGCTGGCAATTCCGCTGCTGGCGCAGACGCAGCTGGGGGCCGCTATCAGTATGGTGGTCTGGGGGGCGGCGACCTTCGCCGTGGTTCCGCCGCTGCAAATGCGGGTGATGCGCGTGGCCCATGAAGCGCCGGGGCTCTCTTCGTCAGTCAATATCGGGGCGTTTAATCTCGGCAATGCGCTGGGCGCGGCAGCCGGCGGCGCGGTGATTTCCGGCGGACTGGGCTATGCTTTTGTGCCGGTGATGGGGGCGATAATTGCCGGGGGGGCGCTGCTGCTGGTGCTGTTCGGCGGGCGTTCGCAGCCGGAAGAGGCGTTGGTCGGATAGCCGATGTATTCGCAGAAGGGTTGCCCCTTCTGCGTTCGCGTTTTAGGCCGCCAGATTGGCCGCGACAAACTTCCAGTTTACCAGCGCCCAGAAGTGCGCCAGGTAGTCAGGACGGGCGTTACGGTAGTCGATGTAATAGGCATGTTCCCAGACATCCACGGTCAGCAGCGGTTTGGCATCGCCGGTCAGCGGCGTGCCAGCGTTGCTGGTGGAGACAATGCTCAGGCTGCCATCGCTGTTTTTAACCAGCCATGTCCAGCCGGCACCAAAGTTCTTCGCCGCCGCGTCGGTAAACTTCGCTTTGAACTCTGCAAAGTTGCCGAAGGATTGATTGATAGCGGCTGCCAGCTCACCTTCCGGTTCGCCGCCCGCATTCGGTGCGAGGCAGTTCCAGTAGAAAGTATGGTTCCAGACCTGGGCCGCATTGTTAAAGATGCCGCCTTCAGAAGAGCGGACGATCGCTTCTAAAGATTGACCTTCAAACGCGGTGCCTTTGATCAGGTTGTTGAGGTTGGTGACATAGGCCTGGTGATGTTTACCGTAGTGGTATTCCAGGGTTTCTGCGGAAATGTGCGGCGCCAGGGCGTCTTTTGCATACGGTAATGCAGGTAATTCAAACGACATTGTTACTCTCCTTATAACTTCTTGTTTTTTAGCTCACATTCAAAGGATGTTTTACCATCCAGAACAGCATGTACTGTCCCTCGCCGCGGCGAGTGCGACAGGTTTTTATTGTGATCAGAATGCTAACACTTGCAGAAGGGAGTTAAAAGCCTTGCAATGATAAAGGGTATATTTAACAACCGCAGCCGGTTAAGCCTTAGCCGGACGGCAGGAGATCCCCTTGCCGCAGAGCCGGTTGAATGCTGTTGCTGCTAAAAGATAAAGTGATGACTGAAAAATCCATTTTGCAGAGGTCTGTGGTGTCTAATCCGCTACGAGCGGCCTTCGGCCTCGGATCATGGCGGCATGTCCTGGCATGAGATGAGCCTGGCGTTATAGCGAGAACAGTTGACCTGCCGCAGGCGCGGCAGGTGAGGTTCAGCGAATGGTTTTGGGGGTCATTACGCGGCGCGCGCCGACATAGTGGCGAATCCAGTAATCCTCGCTTAATGAGGTTATCTGGATATCGCGGCCGGTACGCGGCGACTGAATAAACTTGCCGTTGCCGACGTAAACGCCGACGTGATCGGCAGTGCCGCGCCCACGGGTGCGGAAGAAGACCAGATCGCCGCTTTGCAACTCGCCGCGGTCGACCGGACGGGCATCGCGCAGGTGATACATCTCATTAGCGGTGCGCGGAATGCGGATTTTTACCAGATCCTTATAGGCGTAGTACACCAGCCCACTGCAGTCGAAACCGGTACGTGGCGAGGTTCCGCCCCAG contains:
- a CDS encoding MFS transporter; translation: MKINFPLLALAIGAFGIGTTEFSPMGLLPVIAKGVDVSIPAAGMLISAYAIGVMVGAPLMTLLLSHRARRNALIFLMAIFTLGNVLSSMAPDYTTLLISRIITSLNHGAFFGLGSVVAASVVPKHKQASAVATMFMGLTIANIGGVPAATWLGETIGWRMSFLATAGLGLVAMVSLWFSLPKGSAGERPNVKQELSVLVRPQVLSALLTTVLGAGAMFTLYTYIAPVLHTVTHASPLFVTVMLVLIGVGFSLGNYLGGKFADRSVSGTLKGFLLLLMVIMLAIPLLAQTQLGAAISMVVWGAATFAVVPPLQMRVMRVAHEAPGLSSSVNIGAFNLGNALGAAAGGAVISGGLGYAFVPVMGAIIAGGALLLVLFGGRSQPEEALVG
- the sodB gene encoding superoxide dismutase [Fe] produces the protein MSFELPALPYAKDALAPHISAETLEYHYGKHHQAYVTNLNNLIKGTAFEGQSLEAIVRSSEGGIFNNAAQVWNHTFYWNCLAPNAGGEPEGELAAAINQSFGNFAEFKAKFTDAAAKNFGAGWTWLVKNSDGSLSIVSTSNAGTPLTGDAKPLLTVDVWEHAYYIDYRNARPDYLAHFWALVNWKFVAANLAA